A single Desulfonatronum sp. SC1 DNA region contains:
- the moaC gene encoding cyclic pyranopterin monophosphate synthase MoaC has protein sequence MDEKFSHLTEEGELTMVDVGTKEQTQRLAMARGEVVLSAKTLDLLMAKALPKGDVLATAKIAGIMAAKKTAELIPLCHGLNLSYVDLRFAVDVQRQRIVIDSEIRCTDRTGAEMEALMAVQMAAMTIYDMCKAVQKDITIGPCRLIHKSGGRGGTYDAIPDDDLE, from the coding sequence ATGGACGAAAAATTTTCGCATCTGACCGAAGAAGGTGAGTTGACCATGGTCGACGTGGGGACCAAAGAGCAAACCCAGCGCCTAGCCATGGCCCGGGGTGAGGTGGTGCTTTCCGCCAAGACCCTGGACCTGCTCATGGCCAAGGCCCTGCCCAAGGGCGATGTACTGGCCACGGCCAAGATCGCCGGGATCATGGCGGCTAAAAAGACCGCAGAATTGATCCCTTTGTGCCACGGCCTGAATCTGTCCTACGTGGACTTGCGATTCGCCGTGGACGTCCAGCGGCAACGGATCGTGATCGACTCGGAAATCCGCTGCACGGACCGCACCGGGGCGGAGATGGAGGCCCTGATGGCCGTACAGATGGCCGCCATGACCATTTACGATATGTGCAAGGCCGTGCAGAAAGACATCACCATCGGCCCCTGCCGCCTGATCCACAAGTCCGGAGGGCGGGGCGGGACCTACGACGCCATACCGGACGACGATCTCGAATAG
- the dnaJ gene encoding molecular chaperone DnaJ, translating into MAGRKDFYDVLGVARDAAEDEIKKAYRRLAMKYHPDRNPDDPQAEARFKEAAEAYEVLRDPQKRAHYDRFGHEGLNNAGFQGFRSNEDIFSTFSDIFGEFFGFGSRGPRPQAGADLRYNLTLAFRDAAKGTEVELQIPRNEVCGDCEGSGAAPGTRPETCKHCGGQGQMIQNQGFFRLAVTCPVCQGQGEILTSPCRACHGRGIVRKTRELKVRIPAGVDNGSRLRLRGEGEPGLHGGPPGDLYVVVHVEEDKVFRRQGQNLVVKTEISFVDAALGARIEVPTLDEPVPMDVPKGTQSGHVFQISGIGLPHLGSTQRGDLLVEVQVKTPTKLTGKQEELLREFARLEEDRPMKKVKRFFEKAKDAVKG; encoded by the coding sequence ATGGCTGGTCGAAAAGATTTTTACGACGTTCTCGGCGTGGCCCGTGACGCCGCGGAAGACGAGATCAAAAAGGCCTACCGCCGATTGGCCATGAAGTATCATCCGGACCGCAACCCGGATGATCCGCAGGCGGAAGCTCGTTTCAAGGAGGCCGCGGAAGCCTATGAAGTGCTGCGCGATCCGCAAAAGCGCGCCCACTACGACCGGTTCGGCCACGAAGGGCTGAACAACGCGGGCTTCCAGGGCTTCCGGAGCAACGAGGATATTTTTTCCACGTTCAGCGATATTTTCGGCGAATTTTTCGGGTTCGGCTCCCGAGGGCCACGCCCTCAGGCCGGCGCGGACCTGCGGTACAATTTGACCCTGGCATTTCGCGACGCGGCCAAGGGGACGGAGGTTGAACTCCAGATCCCGCGAAATGAAGTCTGCGGAGACTGCGAAGGCTCCGGCGCGGCTCCGGGAACCCGGCCCGAGACCTGCAAGCATTGCGGCGGCCAGGGCCAGATGATCCAGAATCAGGGTTTTTTCCGTCTGGCCGTGACCTGTCCGGTTTGTCAGGGTCAGGGGGAAATCCTCACCTCTCCGTGCCGGGCCTGCCATGGCCGGGGGATTGTCCGCAAAACCAGAGAGCTGAAGGTCCGCATACCCGCCGGAGTGGACAACGGCAGCCGCCTGCGGCTGCGCGGAGAGGGAGAGCCGGGCCTGCACGGTGGGCCGCCGGGCGATCTGTACGTGGTCGTCCACGTGGAGGAAGACAAAGTCTTCCGGCGTCAGGGCCAGAATCTGGTGGTCAAAACGGAAATCAGCTTCGTGGACGCGGCCCTGGGAGCGCGCATCGAGGTGCCCACCCTGGATGAGCCGGTGCCCATGGATGTTCCCAAGGGCACCCAGAGCGGGCATGTTTTTCAGATTTCTGGCATTGGCCTGCCCCATCTGGGCAGCACCCAGCGTGGGGATCTGCTGGTGGAAGTTCAGGTCAAGACCCCCACCAAACTGACCGGCAAGCAGGAGGAACTGCTCCGGGAGTTCGCCCGTCTGGAGGAGGATCGGCCCATGAAAAAAGTCAAACGGTTTTTTGAAAAGGCCAAGGACGCGGTCAAAGGATGA
- the rpoZ gene encoding DNA-directed RNA polymerase subunit omega, translating into MARITVEDCLQQVDNRFLVVQMAIKRVQQYRKGYHSLVESDNKEIVTALREIAAGKVLPAESIQEAGIVGLTK; encoded by the coding sequence ATGGCCAGGATTACCGTGGAAGACTGCTTGCAGCAGGTGGACAATCGATTTCTCGTTGTGCAGATGGCCATCAAGCGGGTCCAACAGTACCGCAAAGGGTATCATTCGCTTGTGGAGAGCGACAACAAGGAAATCGTCACCGCGTTGCGTGAAATTGCCGCGGGCAAGGTGCTGCCCGCCGAGAGCATCCAGGAAGCCGGCATCGTCGGCCTGACGAAGTAG